A region from the Azospirillum thermophilum genome encodes:
- a CDS encoding formate dehydrogenase subunit alpha, giving the protein MLIKKTAAAARGRHLAKAIFPVTANTVDRRTFLRASGIAAGGAAVAATVPFGMVKKAEAAATPAVAGAPIKQVKSVCTHCSVGCTVVAEVQNGVWTGQEPGFDSPINLGAHCAKGASVREHAHGERRLRHPMKMVDGKWTRISWDQAIGEIGDKLLSIRETAGPDSVFWLGSAKHSNEQAYLFRKFAAFWGTNNVDHQARICHSTTVAGVANVWGYGAMTNSYNDIQRARSMFFIGSNAAEAHPVSMLHILKAREQNNAPLIVADPRFTRTAAKADEYIRFRPGTDVALVWGILWHVLENGWEDKDYIARRVYGFDEIRAEVKKWTPEEVERVTGVPGSQLKRVARTLASNRPGTLVWCMGGTQHHIGNNNTRAYCVLQLALGNVGVSGGGTNIFRGHDNVQGATDFGVTSDSLPGYYGLAEGAWRHWARVWDVPYDWILSRFKSKDLMEKTGIPVSRWYDGVLEARENMDQPDTLKAMIFWGHAPNSQVRLPEMKKAMEKLDLLVVVDPYPTMTAVLSDRKDNFYLLPAATQFETYGSRTASNRSVQWGEKIMEPLFEAKTDHEIMYLFARKFGFDKELFKQVKVNGSEPLIEDITREWNRGMWSVGYTGQSPERMKLHMQHQATFDKTTLRANGGPCDGDFYGLPWPCWGTPEMKHPGTANLYDTSLPVAEGGGAFRARFGVERNGVTLLAEGSYPVGSEIKDGYPEVTYAMLEKLGWAGELTEEEMAVIRKIGGEKIGAVSWTTDLSGGIQRVAIRHGLNPPGNAKARCVAWNFPDPVPIHREPLYTPRRDLVASYPTYKDTKSWRLPTLYKSIQDRDVSKEYPIILTSGRLVEYEGGGDETRSNPWLAELQQDMFVEINPFDANNAGIKDGQMVWVEGPEKGKVKVKAMVTERVGRGVAFMPFHFGGWYQGEDRRSKYPAGADPVVLGEAANTATTYGYDSVTQMQETKTTLCRIAAA; this is encoded by the coding sequence ATGCTCATCAAGAAGACAGCGGCCGCCGCGCGTGGCCGTCATCTCGCCAAGGCGATCTTCCCCGTGACCGCCAACACCGTGGATCGCCGGACGTTCCTGCGGGCCTCCGGAATCGCCGCGGGCGGGGCCGCCGTCGCCGCGACGGTGCCGTTCGGCATGGTGAAGAAGGCCGAGGCCGCCGCCACGCCGGCCGTCGCCGGAGCGCCGATCAAGCAGGTGAAGTCGGTCTGCACCCACTGCTCGGTCGGCTGCACCGTGGTGGCCGAGGTGCAGAACGGCGTGTGGACCGGGCAGGAGCCCGGCTTCGACAGCCCGATCAACCTGGGCGCCCATTGCGCCAAGGGCGCCTCGGTGCGCGAGCACGCCCACGGCGAGCGCCGGCTGCGCCATCCGATGAAGATGGTCGACGGCAAGTGGACCCGCATCTCGTGGGACCAGGCGATCGGCGAGATCGGCGACAAGCTGCTGTCGATCCGCGAGACGGCCGGTCCGGATTCCGTCTTCTGGCTGGGCTCCGCCAAGCACAGCAACGAGCAGGCCTACCTGTTCCGCAAGTTCGCCGCCTTCTGGGGCACGAACAACGTCGACCATCAGGCCCGCATCTGCCATTCGACCACGGTCGCCGGCGTCGCGAACGTCTGGGGCTACGGCGCCATGACGAACTCGTACAACGACATCCAGCGCGCCCGGTCGATGTTCTTCATCGGCTCCAACGCGGCCGAGGCGCATCCGGTGTCGATGCTGCACATCCTGAAGGCGCGCGAGCAGAACAACGCGCCGCTGATCGTCGCCGACCCGCGCTTCACCCGTACCGCCGCCAAGGCCGACGAGTACATCCGCTTCCGCCCCGGCACCGACGTGGCGCTGGTGTGGGGCATCCTCTGGCACGTGCTGGAGAACGGCTGGGAGGACAAGGACTACATCGCCAGGCGCGTCTACGGCTTCGACGAGATCCGCGCCGAGGTGAAGAAGTGGACGCCCGAGGAGGTGGAGCGCGTGACCGGCGTCCCCGGCTCGCAGCTCAAGCGCGTCGCGCGCACGCTGGCCTCCAACCGGCCGGGCACGCTGGTCTGGTGCATGGGCGGCACCCAGCACCACATCGGCAACAACAACACCCGCGCCTATTGCGTGCTGCAGCTCGCGCTCGGCAATGTCGGCGTGTCGGGCGGCGGCACCAACATCTTCCGCGGCCACGACAACGTGCAGGGCGCCACGGATTTCGGCGTCACCTCGGACTCGCTGCCGGGCTACTACGGGCTGGCCGAGGGGGCGTGGCGCCACTGGGCGCGCGTCTGGGACGTGCCCTACGACTGGATCCTGTCGCGCTTCAAGTCGAAGGACCTGATGGAGAAGACCGGCATCCCGGTCTCCCGCTGGTACGACGGCGTGCTGGAAGCCAGGGAGAACATGGACCAGCCGGACACGCTGAAGGCCATGATCTTCTGGGGCCACGCGCCGAACAGCCAGGTGCGCCTGCCCGAGATGAAGAAGGCGATGGAGAAGCTGGACCTTCTCGTCGTCGTCGACCCCTATCCGACGATGACCGCCGTCCTGTCGGACCGCAAGGACAACTTCTACCTGCTGCCGGCCGCCACCCAGTTCGAGACCTACGGGTCGCGCACCGCGTCCAACCGCTCGGTCCAGTGGGGCGAGAAGATCATGGAGCCGCTCTTCGAAGCGAAGACGGACCATGAGATCATGTACCTGTTCGCCCGCAAGTTCGGCTTCGACAAGGAGCTGTTCAAGCAGGTGAAGGTCAACGGCAGCGAACCGCTGATCGAGGACATCACGCGGGAGTGGAACCGCGGCATGTGGTCGGTCGGCTACACCGGCCAGTCGCCGGAGCGCATGAAGCTGCACATGCAGCATCAGGCGACCTTCGACAAGACGACGCTGCGCGCCAACGGCGGCCCGTGCGACGGCGATTTCTACGGCCTGCCCTGGCCCTGCTGGGGCACGCCGGAGATGAAGCATCCGGGCACGGCCAACCTGTACGACACCTCGCTGCCGGTGGCCGAGGGCGGCGGCGCCTTCCGCGCCCGCTTCGGCGTCGAGCGCAACGGCGTGACGCTGCTGGCCGAGGGGTCCTATCCCGTCGGGTCGGAGATCAAGGACGGCTATCCGGAAGTCACCTACGCCATGCTGGAGAAGCTGGGCTGGGCCGGCGAGCTGACCGAGGAGGAGATGGCCGTCATCCGGAAGATCGGCGGCGAGAAGATCGGCGCCGTGTCCTGGACCACCGACCTGTCCGGCGGCATCCAGCGCGTGGCGATCAGGCACGGCCTGAACCCGCCGGGCAACGCCAAGGCGCGCTGCGTCGCCTGGAACTTCCCGGACCCGGTTCCGATCCACCGCGAGCCGCTCTACACGCCGCGCCGCGACCTCGTCGCCAGCTATCCGACCTACAAGGACACCAAGTCCTGGCGTCTGCCGACGCTCTACAAGTCGATCCAGGACCGCGACGTGTCCAAGGAATACCCGATCATCCTCACGTCGGGCCGTCTGGTCGAGTATGAGGGCGGCGGCGACGAGACCCGGTCCAACCCCTGGCTGGCCGAGCTGCAGCAGGACATGTTCGTGGAGATCAACCCGTTCGACGCCAACAACGCGGGCATCAAGGACGGCCAGATGGTGTGGGTGGAGGGTCCCGAGAAGGGCAAGGTGAAGGTCAAGGCCATGGTGACCGAACGGGTCGGCCGCGGCGTCGCCTTCATGCCCTTCCATTTCGGCGGCTGGTACCAGGGCGAGGACCGGCGGTCCAAGTACCCGGCCGGCGCCGATCCGGTCGTGCTGGGCGAGGCGGCGAACACCGCCACGACCTACGGCTATGACTCGGTGACCCAGATGCAGGAAACCAAGACCACCCTCTGCCGCATCGCGGCGGCCTGA
- a CDS encoding PepSY domain-containing protein, with protein MTFRSALAALLLLAGPAFADQPVKTADEIKALVAERYGVEVLRVVETAPEDGPAAYRVTVMLPGQAGNAAFLVSTLLVDAATGGLLSAFRHEAAGYSLSDAPQLDPNRSTGNPAAARGHVWR; from the coding sequence ATGACCTTCCGAAGCGCGCTGGCCGCCCTGCTGCTGCTGGCCGGCCCCGCCTTCGCCGACCAGCCGGTGAAGACCGCCGACGAGATCAAGGCGCTGGTGGCGGAGCGCTACGGCGTCGAGGTGCTGCGCGTCGTCGAGACGGCGCCGGAGGACGGCCCCGCCGCCTATCGCGTCACGGTGATGCTGCCGGGGCAGGCGGGCAACGCCGCCTTCCTGGTGAGCACGCTGCTGGTGGATGCCGCCACCGGCGGGCTGCTGTCGGCCTTCCGGCACGAGGCGGCCGGCTACAGCCTGTCCGACGCGCCGCAGCTCGACCCCAACCGGTCGACCGGCAACCCCGCCGCCGCCCGCGGCCACGTCTGGAGATAG
- a CDS encoding ATPase: MPNLLAKGRLARLSGLGSATLASLTMLAGTVLAATAEHAPDAAHGGEHAGGLPQLNPATFPTQIFWLALTFIVLYYLMAKKALPRVAEVLDARQERISRDLSKAASLKEEAEAVLAQVEKSLANARSEAQTLIGQAAADIEANNQARQAALNADIAERLKTAEANIAAAKEQALANVRAAAADIARDVAGRLAGVEVDAAQAEAAVAAVIEERRQ; the protein is encoded by the coding sequence ATGCCGAACCTGTTGGCCAAGGGACGGCTGGCACGCTTGTCCGGCCTGGGGAGCGCAACGCTCGCCAGCCTGACGATGCTCGCCGGTACTGTCCTGGCGGCGACGGCGGAGCACGCTCCGGACGCCGCCCACGGCGGCGAGCACGCCGGCGGCCTGCCGCAGCTCAATCCCGCCACCTTCCCGACCCAGATTTTCTGGCTGGCGCTGACTTTCATCGTCCTCTACTACCTCATGGCCAAGAAGGCGCTGCCGCGCGTGGCCGAGGTGCTGGATGCCCGCCAGGAGCGCATCTCGCGCGACCTCAGCAAGGCCGCCTCGCTCAAGGAGGAGGCCGAGGCCGTTCTGGCCCAGGTCGAAAAGTCCCTCGCGAATGCCCGGTCCGAGGCCCAGACCCTGATCGGTCAGGCCGCTGCCGACATCGAGGCGAACAACCAGGCCCGCCAGGCCGCGCTGAATGCCGACATCGCCGAGCGCCTGAAGACCGCCGAGGCGAACATCGCCGCGGCCAAGGAGCAGGCTCTGGCCAACGTGCGGGCCGCCGCCGCCGACATCGCCCGTGACGTCGCCGGCCGTCTGGCCGGGGTCGAGGTCGATGCCGCCCAGGCCGAAGCCGCCGTGGCCGCCGTGATCGAGGAGCGCCGGCAATGA
- a CDS encoding class II aldolase/adducin family protein: MTIPHLAERRAVIDACLAMNRLGINQGSSGNLSIRIPGGFLVTPTSLPYDEMEPEDLVEMGFDGTYLGSRRPSSEWRFHRDILQARTDVDVVLHAHPSYATAMAVHGLDIPSFHYMVALAGGDSIRCAPYATFGTQALSDHALAALEGRLACLLAHHGMIVLGRTTKAALALAVEVETLARQYSIARQFGDPPLLPPEEIAQVLEKMRRMRYGQPLDTDDRPEDTARPRYP; encoded by the coding sequence ATGACCATCCCGCACCTCGCCGAGCGCCGCGCCGTCATCGACGCCTGCCTTGCCATGAACCGGCTGGGCATCAACCAGGGCTCGTCCGGCAACCTGTCGATCCGCATCCCCGGCGGCTTTCTCGTCACCCCCACCAGCCTGCCCTACGACGAGATGGAGCCGGAGGATTTGGTGGAGATGGGCTTCGACGGCACCTATCTCGGCAGCCGCCGCCCGTCGTCGGAATGGCGCTTCCACCGCGACATCCTGCAGGCCCGCACCGACGTGGACGTCGTGCTGCACGCCCACCCGAGCTACGCCACCGCGATGGCCGTCCACGGGCTGGACATCCCGAGCTTTCACTACATGGTCGCGCTGGCCGGCGGCGACTCCATCCGCTGCGCGCCCTACGCCACCTTCGGCACGCAGGCGCTGTCCGACCATGCGCTGGCGGCGCTGGAGGGGCGGCTGGCCTGCCTGCTCGCCCATCACGGCATGATCGTCCTGGGGCGGACGACCAAGGCGGCGCTGGCCCTGGCGGTCGAGGTGGAGACGCTGGCCCGCCAGTACAGCATCGCCCGCCAGTTCGGCGATCCGCCCCTGCTGCCGCCCGAGGAGATCGCGCAGGTGCTGGAGAAGATGCGGCGGATGAGGTACGGCCAGCCACTCGATACCGACGACCGGCCGGAAGACACCGCCCGGCCGCGCTATCCGTGA
- a CDS encoding dioxygenase family protein, with amino-acid sequence MTSFPSVFVSHGAPTLILENSPGRDFLAGLGTTLGRPSAVLAVSAHWTTRLPAVSGATRPETVHDFSGFPDALYRLRYPAPGAPALAERVAGLTGAAVDPSQGLDHGAWVPLMLMYPEADIPVAQFSVQPGRSAADHIALGRRLAELRREGVLILASGGAVHNLREFMWSGGAGGPAGWASGFADWLDGALAAGDGDAVAEWLTRCPESRRAHPTDEHFLPLPVAFGAAGPVPRTGRLHAGFEHGSLGMHAYAFYGQDEG; translated from the coding sequence ATGACCAGTTTCCCGTCCGTCTTCGTTTCCCACGGGGCCCCCACCCTGATCCTGGAGAACAGCCCGGGACGCGACTTCCTCGCCGGGCTCGGCACGACCCTCGGCCGGCCGAGCGCGGTGCTTGCCGTCTCCGCCCACTGGACGACGCGCCTCCCCGCCGTCAGCGGTGCGACCCGGCCGGAGACGGTGCACGACTTTTCCGGCTTCCCCGACGCGCTCTACCGCCTGCGCTATCCCGCCCCCGGCGCCCCCGCCCTGGCGGAGCGGGTGGCCGGTCTGACCGGGGCGGCGGTCGATCCGTCGCAGGGGCTCGACCATGGCGCCTGGGTGCCGCTGATGCTGATGTACCCGGAGGCCGACATCCCGGTCGCCCAGTTCTCCGTCCAGCCCGGCCGCAGCGCCGCCGACCACATCGCGCTCGGCCGCCGTCTGGCGGAGCTGCGCCGCGAGGGGGTGCTGATCCTCGCCAGCGGCGGCGCCGTCCACAACCTGCGCGAGTTCATGTGGTCCGGCGGGGCGGGCGGTCCGGCCGGCTGGGCAAGCGGTTTCGCCGACTGGCTGGACGGCGCGCTGGCTGCGGGCGACGGCGATGCCGTGGCGGAGTGGCTGACCCGCTGCCCCGAGTCCCGCCGCGCCCATCCGACCGACGAGCATTTCCTGCCGCTGCCGGTGGCGTTCGGCGCCGCCGGGCCGGTACCGCGGACCGGGCGGCTGCACGCCGGTTTCGAGCATGGCAGCCTGGGCATGCACGCCTACGCCTTTTACGGGCAGGATGAGGGCTGA
- the fdh3B gene encoding formate dehydrogenase FDH3 subunit beta: MARMKFLCDAERCIECNACVTACKNEHEVPWGINRRRVVTINDGKPGERSISVACMHCSDAPCKAVCPVDCFYQTEEGVVLHNKDLCIGCGYCFYACPFGAPQYPQAGNFGSRGKMDKCTFCSGGPEPDNSEAEYKKYGRNRLAEGKLPLCAEMCSTKALLAGDADRVSDIYRERVVARGFGSGAWGWGTAYQTKSGQERKLGL, from the coding sequence ATGGCCCGCATGAAGTTCCTGTGCGACGCCGAGCGCTGCATCGAGTGCAACGCCTGCGTCACCGCCTGCAAGAACGAGCACGAGGTCCCCTGGGGCATCAACCGCCGCCGGGTCGTCACCATCAACGACGGCAAGCCGGGGGAACGCTCGATCTCCGTCGCCTGCATGCACTGCTCGGACGCACCCTGCAAGGCGGTCTGCCCGGTCGACTGCTTCTACCAGACCGAGGAAGGGGTGGTCCTGCACAACAAGGACCTGTGCATCGGCTGCGGCTACTGCTTCTACGCCTGCCCGTTCGGCGCGCCGCAGTACCCGCAGGCGGGCAATTTCGGCAGCCGCGGCAAGATGGACAAGTGCACCTTCTGCTCCGGCGGTCCCGAGCCCGACAATTCGGAGGCCGAATACAAGAAGTACGGCCGCAACCGCCTGGCCGAGGGCAAGCTGCCGCTGTGCGCCGAGATGTGCTCGACCAAGGCGCTGCTGGCCGGCGACGCCGACCGCGTCTCCGACATCTATCGCGAGCGGGTGGTGGCGCGCGGCTTCGGCTCCGGCGCCTGGGGCTGGGGCACCGCCTACCAGACCAAGTCCGGGCAGGAACGGAAGCTGGGGCTGTGA
- a CDS encoding formate dehydrogenase, protein MTEKNKTTTGASLGRRELFRAAGIGVGALGAAVAGLPAATTEAAAAETVTSQGYRETDHVRKVYELSRF, encoded by the coding sequence ATGACCGAGAAGAACAAGACGACAACCGGTGCGTCGCTGGGGCGGCGCGAGCTTTTCCGTGCCGCCGGGATCGGCGTCGGCGCGCTGGGCGCCGCGGTCGCCGGCCTGCCGGCCGCCACGACCGAAGCCGCGGCCGCCGAGACCGTGACCTCCCAGGGCTACCGCGAGACCGACCATGTCCGGAAGGTCTATGAACTGAGCCGCTTCTAA
- a CDS encoding formate dehydrogenase subunit gamma — protein MASVIKRCAGALLLAGVLVVGAGVSGGVSGGLSAGSALAADPPPFNTQLEGKSKGEMWSGVRQGVQGLVSIPDKRAGTLIQSEGEAWRAVRNGPLSEYGSWVLGGIFALLALFFLVRGRIRIDGRKTGRTIQRFNAFERAVHWLTAGSFVVLGVTGLNVLYGRHTILPLLGPETFAAMTHYGKLAHNFLGFAFIVGVTLTFVLWVRHNIPERHDLVWFLKAGGLFSKGVHPPARKFNGGQKIIFWSTVVGGGILGFTGVQLIFPFSFATLGELQLYQLVHSAVAIVMIAIIVAHIYIGSVGMEGAFDAMGSGQVELQWAREHHSLWVEEVTGERVDHHHHHRAPAE, from the coding sequence ATGGCGTCCGTGATCAAGCGATGTGCCGGGGCCCTGCTGCTGGCGGGCGTGCTGGTGGTGGGGGCGGGCGTGTCCGGGGGCGTGTCCGGGGGCCTGTCCGCGGGCAGCGCGCTGGCGGCCGATCCGCCGCCGTTCAACACGCAGCTCGAGGGCAAGAGCAAGGGGGAGATGTGGTCGGGCGTCCGCCAGGGCGTGCAGGGACTCGTCTCCATCCCCGACAAGCGGGCCGGCACGCTGATCCAGTCGGAGGGCGAGGCCTGGCGGGCGGTGCGCAACGGGCCGCTCAGCGAGTATGGAAGCTGGGTGCTGGGCGGCATCTTCGCCCTGCTGGCGCTGTTCTTCCTGGTGCGCGGCCGCATCCGCATCGACGGCCGGAAGACCGGCCGGACCATCCAGCGCTTCAACGCCTTCGAGCGGGCGGTGCATTGGCTGACCGCCGGCAGCTTCGTCGTGCTCGGCGTCACCGGGCTGAACGTGCTGTACGGCCGCCATACCATCCTGCCGCTGCTGGGTCCCGAGACCTTCGCCGCGATGACCCATTACGGCAAGCTGGCGCACAATTTCCTGGGCTTCGCCTTCATCGTCGGCGTGACGCTGACCTTCGTGCTGTGGGTGCGCCACAACATCCCGGAGCGCCACGACCTCGTCTGGTTCCTCAAGGCGGGCGGCCTGTTCTCCAAGGGCGTCCACCCGCCGGCGCGCAAGTTCAACGGCGGCCAGAAGATCATCTTCTGGTCCACCGTGGTGGGCGGCGGCATCCTGGGATTCACCGGCGTGCAGCTGATCTTCCCCTTCAGCTTCGCCACGCTGGGCGAACTGCAGCTCTACCAGCTCGTCCATTCCGCCGTGGCGATCGTCATGATCGCGATCATCGTCGCCCACATCTACATCGGCTCCGTCGGGATGGAGGGCGCCTTCGACGCCATGGGCAGCGGCCAGGTCGAGCTGCAATGGGCGCGCGAGCACCATTCCCTGTGGGTGGAGGAGGTGACCGGCGAGCGGGTCGACCACCACCATCACCATCGGGCGCCGGCCGAGTGA
- a CDS encoding TorD/DmsD family molecular chaperone, translating to MSLTGDEDPHALAAEDRMRAQVYALLARLLAAAPDGDFLSALGAMRGNDSPFGAAIERLAAAARAADPAAVADEFAVLFVGVAGSERTPYASYYLTGFLNEKPLAELRDDMARFGIARADGVTESEDHIASLFEMMSGLITGAFAEDDGDGEDGPLDIAGQKAFYDRHIGSWAGRFFADLETSPSAGFYRAVAGVGQCFLAVEAQAFDLAA from the coding sequence TCCTCATGCCCTGGCGGCAGAGGACCGGATGCGGGCGCAGGTTTATGCCCTGCTGGCGCGCCTGCTGGCGGCGGCGCCGGACGGCGATTTCCTGTCCGCGCTCGGCGCCATGCGCGGCAACGACAGCCCCTTCGGCGCCGCGATCGAGCGGCTTGCCGCGGCGGCGCGCGCGGCCGACCCGGCGGCGGTGGCGGACGAGTTCGCCGTGCTGTTCGTCGGCGTCGCCGGCAGCGAGCGCACGCCCTACGCCTCCTATTATCTGACCGGATTTCTGAACGAGAAGCCGCTGGCCGAGCTTCGCGACGATATGGCGCGGTTCGGCATCGCCCGGGCCGACGGGGTGACGGAGTCCGAGGACCACATCGCCTCGCTGTTCGAGATGATGAGCGGCCTGATCACCGGCGCCTTCGCGGAGGATGACGGGGACGGCGAGGACGGCCCGCTGGACATCGCCGGGCAGAAGGCCTTCTACGACCGCCACATCGGCAGTTGGGCCGGGCGGTTCTTCGCGGATCTGGAGACGTCGCCGTCCGCCGGTTTCTACCGGGCGGTCGCCGGCGTCGGCCAGTGTTTCCTGGCGGTCGAGGCGCAGGCCTTCGATCTGGCGGCGTGA
- a CDS encoding F0F1 ATP synthase subunit B codes for MIHQPEFWVAVSFVIFVALVWKKAAAAIGGLLDARTEKIRAELDEAERLHRDAQELLNSYQRRQADALKEAEAVLAHAREEAERLRSQAAAELEASLKRREAQAMTRIAQAEAAAVAEVRDLTVDVAVAAGRRLLETGLQPAQADKLIEQSIADLPRHLH; via the coding sequence ATGATCCACCAGCCTGAATTCTGGGTTGCCGTCTCCTTCGTCATCTTCGTGGCGCTGGTCTGGAAGAAGGCGGCCGCCGCCATCGGCGGTCTGCTGGACGCCCGCACCGAGAAGATCCGTGCCGAGCTGGACGAGGCCGAGCGCCTGCACCGCGACGCCCAGGAGCTGCTCAACAGCTACCAGCGCCGCCAGGCCGACGCCCTGAAGGAGGCCGAGGCCGTCCTCGCCCATGCCCGCGAGGAGGCCGAGCGCCTGCGCTCGCAGGCCGCCGCCGAGCTCGAGGCGTCGCTGAAGCGCCGCGAGGCCCAGGCGATGACCCGCATCGCCCAGGCGGAAGCCGCGGCGGTGGCCGAGGTGCGCGACCTGACGGTCGACGTCGCGGTGGCCGCCGGCCGCCGCCTGCTGGAGACCGGCCTGCAGCCTGCCCAGGCCGACAAGCTGATCGAGCAGTCGATCGCCGATCTGCCCCGGCACCTGCACTGA
- a CDS encoding ATP-binding protein, translating into MPRLPSLRRFNDLSVARRISVGFGVALALVVLVMLIGLGWMYALSRDIGSYSATADLGQIAAEADIGLRDLEVSIRDHLVYGDDQSLLDATLRHDGIVERVALLDKAVADPADRASLTKVKGSLDAYWAAVQRVIAIRNARNAVLAGELEPLVAQARDRLSLLKSAGGVDSTALASDAAIAVLLMQEHLTRFLERRDPQDAGRMRAELANARGKLAEMNRYLWIAGTQQAITEVGQLLDRADGILTRLESAVAEEDTARSEGMAPNAAGIAANLTEIRQRAEARAGSLRSALAAGASGYATAALWTGGILLLVGLVAVWLIQRSVGRPVNAMASAVTAIAAGRTDVTLPALSGQDEIAAMARAVEILRDTSIESERRLEEAQALQDRLAREKDRAEADSVAKTNFLVNMGHELHGPLTDIVNSSQSLMSELHRFGADELATDVEHIQWTGEQLVSLVDALLDYAKIEAGTMDVVLQDFDINRLLVEVRERSMPAADLHGNSLDLAAAAGLGQMNSDFTKVRQALLNLLDNACKFTEGGSVTLAAEKTERDGGIWYRFTVSDTGRGFPAAQTGRLFQPFVQGAALTGGVSRRGAGLGLTLVGHYTAMLGGDIEVASEPGRGTRITLFLPATYSPPPADRPLQVGPPADAAPADPVGSGRPLLTVGALRPVAQLTP; encoded by the coding sequence TTGCCACGACTCCCGTCCCTGCGCCGGTTCAACGACCTGAGCGTGGCGCGCCGCATTTCCGTCGGCTTCGGCGTCGCGCTCGCGCTGGTCGTCCTGGTCATGCTGATCGGGCTCGGCTGGATGTATGCGTTGAGCCGCGACATCGGCAGCTATTCGGCCACTGCCGACCTCGGCCAGATCGCGGCGGAGGCGGATATCGGCCTGCGCGACCTCGAGGTCTCGATCCGCGACCATCTCGTCTACGGCGACGACCAGAGCCTGCTCGACGCCACGCTGCGCCATGACGGCATCGTCGAGCGGGTGGCCCTGCTCGACAAGGCGGTTGCCGATCCGGCCGACCGCGCCAGCCTGACCAAGGTGAAAGGCTCGCTCGACGCCTATTGGGCGGCGGTGCAGCGGGTCATCGCGATCCGCAACGCCCGCAACGCCGTCCTGGCCGGCGAGCTGGAGCCGCTGGTCGCCCAGGCGCGCGACCGGCTGTCGCTGCTGAAGAGCGCCGGCGGCGTCGACTCCACGGCGCTGGCCAGCGACGCCGCCATCGCCGTGCTCCTGATGCAGGAGCATCTGACCCGCTTCCTGGAGCGGCGCGATCCCCAGGATGCCGGGCGCATGCGGGCCGAGCTGGCCAATGCCCGCGGCAAGCTGGCGGAGATGAACCGCTATCTCTGGATCGCCGGCACGCAGCAGGCGATCACCGAGGTCGGCCAGCTCCTCGACCGGGCCGACGGCATCCTGACGCGACTCGAATCCGCGGTCGCCGAGGAGGACACCGCCCGGTCCGAGGGCATGGCCCCGAACGCCGCCGGGATCGCCGCCAACCTGACGGAGATCCGCCAGCGTGCCGAGGCGCGCGCCGGCAGCCTGCGCAGCGCCCTGGCTGCCGGTGCCTCGGGCTATGCCACGGCGGCCTTGTGGACCGGCGGCATCCTGCTGCTCGTCGGGCTGGTCGCCGTCTGGCTGATCCAGCGCAGCGTCGGCCGGCCGGTCAATGCCATGGCCAGCGCCGTCACCGCCATCGCCGCCGGCAGGACCGACGTCACCCTGCCCGCGCTGTCCGGCCAGGACGAGATCGCCGCCATGGCGCGCGCCGTGGAGATCCTGCGCGACACCAGCATCGAGAGCGAGCGGCGGCTGGAGGAGGCGCAGGCGCTTCAGGACCGGCTGGCCCGCGAGAAGGACCGGGCCGAGGCCGACAGCGTCGCCAAGACCAACTTCCTGGTCAACATGGGGCACGAGCTGCACGGGCCGCTGACCGACATCGTCAATTCCAGCCAGTCGCTGATGAGCGAGCTGCACCGCTTCGGCGCCGACGAGCTGGCGACCGACGTGGAGCATATCCAGTGGACGGGCGAGCAGCTCGTCTCGCTGGTCGACGCCCTGCTCGACTATGCCAAGATCGAGGCCGGGACGATGGACGTCGTCCTGCAGGACTTCGACATCAACCGCCTGCTGGTCGAGGTGCGCGAGCGCTCGATGCCGGCGGCCGACCTGCACGGCAACAGCCTGGACCTCGCCGCCGCCGCCGGGCTCGGCCAGATGAACAGCGACTTCACCAAGGTGCGGCAGGCCCTGCTGAACCTGCTGGACAACGCCTGCAAGTTCACCGAGGGCGGCAGCGTGACGCTGGCGGCGGAGAAGACCGAGCGCGACGGCGGCATCTGGTACCGCTTCACGGTGAGCGACACCGGCCGCGGCTTCCCGGCGGCCCAGACCGGCCGGCTGTTCCAGCCCTTCGTCCAGGGCGCCGCCCTGACCGGCGGCGTGTCGCGGCGCGGCGCCGGGCTGGGGCTGACGCTGGTCGGGCATTACACCGCCATGCTCGGCGGCGACATCGAGGTGGCGAGCGAGCCCGGCCGCGGCACCCGCATCACCCTGTTCCTGCCCGCCACCTATTCCCCGCCGCCGGCGGACCGTCCCCTTCAGGTCGGCCCGCCGGCGGATGCGGCCCCGGCTGACCCGGTGGGATCCGGCCGCCCCCTCCTGACGGTCGGCGCGCTCCGCCCGGTGGCGCAGCTCACACCGTAG
- a CDS encoding ATP synthase subunit C family protein: MEAEAAKFVGAGLAVIALAGVGMGIGNIFSTLIGSIARNPAVQPKVFPIGILGFALTEAVALFALLIAFLILFA; encoded by the coding sequence ATGGAAGCTGAAGCCGCCAAGTTCGTCGGTGCCGGTCTGGCCGTTATCGCCCTCGCCGGTGTCGGCATGGGTATCGGCAACATCTTCTCGACCCTCATCGGCTCGATCGCCCGCAACCCGGCCGTCCAGCCGAAGGTCTTCCCGATCGGCATCCTGGGCTTCGCTCTGACGGAAGCCGTCGCGCTCTTCGCGCTGCTGATCGCCTTCCTGATCCTGTTCGCCTAA